A region from the uncultured Draconibacterium sp. genome encodes:
- a CDS encoding ACT domain-containing protein → MIIKQVSVFLENKSGRLNDVTKIMGEAGINISAFTIADTSDFGILRMIVSDPDKACLVLKDNDFSVQTTEVVLAKTPNKPGSLSKLLDILQQEEVFIEYMYAFSMQDEGAVTVIRPTRVKRAVEMLQKHKTELLKADELYQF, encoded by the coding sequence ATGATCATAAAACAAGTTTCTGTTTTTTTAGAAAATAAATCGGGAAGATTGAACGATGTAACAAAAATTATGGGCGAGGCCGGTATAAATATATCAGCATTTACCATTGCTGATACCTCTGATTTTGGAATTCTACGCATGATTGTTTCCGATCCGGATAAGGCTTGCCTGGTTTTAAAAGACAACGACTTTTCAGTGCAAACAACCGAAGTTGTTTTGGCTAAAACACCCAACAAGCCGGGAAGCTTAAGCAAGTTGCTCGATATTTTGCAGCAGGAAGAAGTATTTATTGAATACATGTATGCTTTCTCAATGCAAGATGAAGGAGCCGTAACAGTTATTCGGCCAACCCGCGTAAAACGTGCCGTCGAGATGCTTCAAAAACATAAAACCGAATTGCTAAAAGCCGACGAACTCTACCAGTTTTAG
- a CDS encoding flavodoxin, whose amino-acid sequence MSKIAIFYGPVGGSVNRVADKIKELIGADKVEMVEVKSASSADLEKFDKIIFGLSTVGKDTWDSNYSNNDWGKFLPEISKVDYSNKTIAVFGLGDHVTYAHAFVDHIGLLGKELMKNGAVLVGPVDTEGYEFEESEAVVDGKFIGLPIDEDFEPEMTEERVAAWVEQIKPDFGF is encoded by the coding sequence ATGAGTAAAATAGCAATTTTTTATGGTCCGGTTGGAGGATCGGTAAACCGTGTAGCAGACAAAATAAAAGAATTAATTGGTGCTGATAAAGTGGAAATGGTTGAAGTAAAAAGCGCTTCATCGGCTGATTTAGAGAAATTCGACAAAATAATTTTTGGCTTGTCAACAGTTGGTAAAGACACCTGGGATTCGAACTACTCCAACAACGATTGGGGAAAATTCCTTCCAGAAATATCAAAAGTAGATTACAGCAATAAAACGATAGCCGTTTTCGGTCTTGGCGACCATGTTACTTATGCCCACGCTTTTGTTGACCACATTGGCTTGCTTGGCAAAGAATTAATGAAGAATGGTGCTGTTTTGGTGGGCCCTGTTGATACCGAAGGATACGAGTTTGAAGAATCGGAAGCAGTGGTTGATGGTAAATTTATCGGCCTGCCAATTGATGAAGATTTTGAGCCGGAAATGACTGAAGAACGTGTTGCTGCCTGGGTTGAACAAATAAAACCAGATTTTGGATTCTAA
- a CDS encoding prephenate dehydratase, with translation MKRIAIQGIAGSFHEDAARRYFEDDIEVVECKTFKTVCELMDNDEVDFAVMAIENSIAGSLLNNYQLIRDYHLRVIGEIYLHIQMNLLVNEGVKPEDIKDIHSHPIALRQCMEYIEHHFPNAQLHEKLDTAASSKLVADNNLKDAASIANLRSAELYDLQVLETGIETNKKNYTRFWILSKHGNPTQGTNKASVCFEVGHFYGALAAVLNTFAENEINLTKIQSVPKIGKPNEYTFHVDIEWEKGENYDKAIHQVLKSASSLSILGEYQKGNLHNQ, from the coding sequence ATGAAACGGATAGCAATACAGGGAATAGCCGGCTCTTTTCATGAAGATGCGGCCAGGAGATATTTTGAAGATGACATTGAGGTGGTTGAATGCAAGACCTTTAAAACCGTATGTGAATTAATGGATAATGACGAGGTGGACTTTGCAGTTATGGCAATCGAAAATTCTATTGCCGGCAGTTTGCTCAATAATTATCAGTTAATTCGCGATTATCATTTGCGGGTAATCGGTGAAATTTATTTACACATTCAGATGAATTTGTTGGTAAATGAAGGTGTTAAGCCAGAGGATATTAAGGATATTCATTCGCATCCGATTGCCTTAAGGCAATGTATGGAATATATCGAACATCATTTTCCCAATGCTCAATTACACGAAAAGCTGGATACGGCAGCATCATCGAAACTGGTGGCCGATAATAACTTAAAAGATGCAGCGTCAATCGCTAATTTGCGGTCGGCTGAACTGTACGATTTGCAGGTATTGGAAACCGGCATCGAAACCAACAAGAAAAATTACACCCGCTTTTGGATTCTTTCAAAACATGGTAATCCAACACAAGGAACAAATAAAGCTTCTGTGTGTTTTGAAGTTGGGCACTTTTACGGCGCTCTGGCGGCTGTGCTAAATACTTTTGCCGAAAACGAAATTAACCTGACGAAAATTCAATCGGTGCCAAAAATAGGAAAGCCCAATGAGTACACTTTTCATGTGGATATTGAATGGGAAAAAGGCGAAAATTACGATAAAGCGATTCATCAGGTATTAAAGAGTGCATCGAGTTTATCAATATTGGGAGAATACCAAAAAGGGAATTTACATAATCAGTAA